In Nitrospirota bacterium, the DNA window GGGCTGGCAGACGTGCTGCTGAATATTGCAGAGTACGAAGAGAGGAAGAAGGAGCGGGAGGGAAAGATAAAGAGTGCCCTCACCTACCCCCTTGTGGTCGGCCTGATAGGCAGCGCAGTGGTTGGGTTTCTCCTTGGATACGTTGTTCCGAAGATGGAAAAGATATTTCAGTCTGTAAAGATAGACCTGCCTTTTTCAACCACCCTGCTGATAGCCACCGGCTCTTTCCTTAGAAGCTACGGGCTGATTCTGAGCATACTGTGCGGGGCTCTGGTAATTGCCGGGGTCAGGATGTACAGAAACTCTGTGCCGTTGAGAAAACGGGTTGACACCCTGCTCATCGGGGTGGAAGTGCTTCGCAAGGCGGTAATGGCAAGAATTTCCGAACTCCTCGCCTTTCAGCTCAGGGAAGGGATCCCGCTGGTGGCCGCGCTTAACGGTTGCAGGGGCGTAGTGAATAATCTCCTGATAAAGGAGGAGATGCAGCGACTCGCACTTGAGGTTGAGAAAGGAAAACCCCTTTCCGAGGGGCTGAAAGACTCGCCGGTCTTTGATGAGATGTTGATGGCAGCAGTGCTTACCGGAGAGAAGACCGGAGAGCTTGCCGGCTTTCTTGAGAGGATGTCCTATTATTACAGAAAGGATGTGGAGAGGATTATGGGAAGGCTTACGTCCCTTGCAGAACCTGTATTTATACTTATCCTGGGGCTTGTGGTCGGCTTTATAGTGGTCTCTATAATGACGCCGTTGTTTGAGATGAATCAACTCGTAAAGTGAAACTTGTCGGAATGACATATAACCAAATAAAGGAGGTAGAGATGAGATACACAAAAAGAGAATCCGGGTTTACCCTGATAGAGCTCATGGTCGTTCTGGTTATCCTTGGCATCCTGGCCACATTCCTGATGCCGAAGATACTTAACAGGCCGGATGAGGCGAGGATAATAAAGGCAACGAACGACATCAGGGCCATTGAATCCGCCCTGCAACTCTACAAGATCGACAACGGAAGTTATCCAACCACGGAGCAGGGGCTTATGGCGCTTGTGAAAAAACCCGACATTGAACCCATCCCCAGGCACTACCGTAACGGTGGCTATCTGGACTCTGAGTCAACCCCCCTTGACCCATGGGGTAACAAGTACATATACAGGAGTCCCGGAGAAGGGGACAGGGAGTACGAGATAATCAGTTTCGGGGCTGACGGCAGGGAAGGCGGAGATGGCGTGGATGCAGATATCAGGAGCTGGGAGATAAAGTGAGAAACCGCAACGGGTTTACCTTTGTGGAGATACTCGTCGTAATGCTTATCCTCTCGATAGGGCTCTTTGTGCTTGTGCCCAGGCTGGCACCGCGGATTCTTGAACCAACGTCTCCTCTGGAGAAAAAGGTCAATTCCGTAATTACAAAGGCCCTGGAAAAGGCCGGAGAATCCGGGAGGGCCGAAGAGATTACCTTTATCATGGGCAGCGGGAGTTTCCGCCTGGAAGACGAGGAGTTCAAGCTTCCTGAGGGCCTGACAGTAATGGAAGCCCTGGTCAATGACAAGCGGGCGGATGCACTCGAGGTTACAGTAAAGGCCTACCCTGCAGGGATAATCGATTACTTTGAGTTAACGCTATCCGACAACAGCAAGCTTGTCAGCCTGCCGCTGCTTGCAGAGGTTGAGTCAAGGGGATGAGAAACCGGGGGTTTACTCTGCTTGAGGTCCTGATCGCCATGGTTGTGCTGGCGATCTCCCTGTCCGGCATTTTCACGCTTCTGAAATCAAATATCGACACAACCGGCTATACCCTGAAAAAAATAGAACTGCTTGAGGCAGGAGGCGATATCTTTTACACCCTGTACACTGACCCGGACATAGAGCCAACGCCGGGGCTTGTCAAGCTGAAAGGATATGAGGGAGTACAGTACAAGGTTACTGAAAGCTCCCTGGGGATTTCATACATAAAGGAATACACCCTTACACTGAAAAAAGATGAGGCGGAGATTGTATATAATTTCTACAGATAGGGGGATGACCCTGCTTGAGGTGCTTGTTGCACTTGCATTGAGTGCGCTCGTTCTTGCGGGGCTTTACTCTTCCATGAACACGGTCTTTACCACGGACAGGGCCCTTGACGACAGGCTCAGGGGGGTAATGAGTTACGTCAGACTGAACAATCTCTTTCAGACAGACATGAGGACCATGATAGGGCTGCCCTCCATGCAAAACACCATTTTCGGCATGGAAATAAGCTTTAAATCAACTCATTCCCTTTATTCCAACTCCTCTTTTCCGGTAATGGTAACGTATTTTGTGGACAAGGTGGACGGGGAAAAGTATCTGTACAGGGAAGAGGCTGAAGAGAAAAAGGGTGTAAACCTCAGGATAAGACTCCTTGAGAAAGTGGGGGAGCTGAAGTTTCTTACCCCTTCTGAAGAGGGCTGGAAGGAGCAGTTTGTGGGTAAGGATGTGGTCAGGATGGAATATGTCTACGGCGATAAAAAGTGGACTATCACGGGGGGGAGACTCCTCTGAAGACAAACCCTGAATTCAAGACAAAAGGCTCTGTCCTGATAGTGGTTCTCATCGTTGTAGCCGCCTCCCTATCCCTTTTACTGCTTAAAAACGAAAAGGTTGTGGCCCAGTATGACGAGGTGGCCTCAGCGCATAAGATTCAGCAGGGCTATATCTACTGCGACTCTGTAATAAAGGGAATTACCAGGCTTCTGGAGGATGACACGAACACCTATGATTCATCTGAAGAGCTTTGGGCTGCCCTGCCCACCATTCCCACTACCGAGGGGTATATCAGTATCGTAGTGGTTCCGCTCAACAGCAGGATCTCCATCATAGAAGTCTCTTCCAGAAATGAAAAACTGAGAAGGAGGACAGAGGATGCAGTGGAAAGACTGCTCTCCGGTGCATCAGAGCAGCTTGACCTGGAATCCCTGCGCAACCTGAGGCCATACAGCCTTGGGGAGCTGAGGCTCCTTCCCGGATTTTCCGGTCTCCCAAAAGACCTGCTCGGCCATTTCACGGTAGAGGACACAGCAGGCAAGCTGAATATCAACTTTGCCGGGGAATCTGTGCTGGCCGCCTTTCTGCCAGAGATTGAGCCCCTCACAGAGGCAATTATCAAGTACAGGGAATCAAAGCCCTTTAAAGATATCTCCCAGATAAGAAAGGTCCCGGGCATGTCGGATGACGTGTATCTCGCCATCCAGCCCTACATAACCGTCAGCAGCTCCCTCTTCTATATCTTTACAGAGGCGGAAGTGGGTGGCACAAGGACCAGGGCCAACGCGATTGTTAAAAAAGTGTCCGGAAAGATTAAAATACTTAAATACTTTGAGGAAACAGAGGAGTTCTATGTCGGTGGACAAGATAATATTCCTTCATAAAGACCACCTGGTGGTCTGCTCCCGCGAGGGTGCCGCCTATAGCGAGAAGACCTTCCCGCTCACCGGGGAGCTGCCTTCCCATAAAGGCTATGTGCTCGTATTACCGGACGAGATGGTCAATCTGGTATCCACTGATATCAGACCGGTCAAGAGCGGTAATCTCAGGGAGATGGTAAGGCTTTATCTGTCGGGTATCTTTCCCGAGGGGGAGATTCAGAACAGGTTCGGCTTTGTAAATACATCACCTGTCACGGCA includes these proteins:
- a CDS encoding type II secretion system protein → MRNRNGFTFVEILVVMLILSIGLFVLVPRLAPRILEPTSPLEKKVNSVITKALEKAGESGRAEEITFIMGSGSFRLEDEEFKLPEGLTVMEALVNDKRADALEVTVKAYPAGIIDYFELTLSDNSKLVSLPLLAEVESRG
- a CDS encoding helix-hairpin-helix domain-containing protein, producing the protein MDYHGGETPLKTNPEFKTKGSVLIVVLIVVAASLSLLLLKNEKVVAQYDEVASAHKIQQGYIYCDSVIKGITRLLEDDTNTYDSSEELWAALPTIPTTEGYISIVVVPLNSRISIIEVSSRNEKLRRRTEDAVERLLSGASEQLDLESLRNLRPYSLGELRLLPGFSGLPKDLLGHFTVEDTAGKLNINFAGESVLAAFLPEIEPLTEAIIKYRESKPFKDISQIRKVPGMSDDVYLAIQPYITVSSSLFYIFTEAEVGGTRTRANAIVKKVSGKIKILKYFEETEEFYVGGQDNIPS
- a CDS encoding type II secretion system F family protein, whose amino-acid sequence is MAIYKYKGYDPAGKEVKGVVEAPTRAMAMKSLRDETILPYLIEEMGKKKRRWVFQKKDSGQLFFQVGIMLKSGLPLIKSLDITMRHREQKGLSHILSDIKKHVSEGRRFSEALAAYPEVFPDVYVNMVRIAEATGGLADVLLNIAEYEERKKEREGKIKSALTYPLVVGLIGSAVVGFLLGYVVPKMEKIFQSVKIDLPFSTTLLIATGSFLRSYGLILSILCGALVIAGVRMYRNSVPLRKRVDTLLIGVEVLRKAVMARISELLAFQLREGIPLVAALNGCRGVVNNLLIKEEMQRLALEVEKGKPLSEGLKDSPVFDEMLMAAVLTGEKTGELAGFLERMSYYYRKDVERIMGRLTSLAEPVFILILGLVVGFIVVSIMTPLFEMNQLVK
- a CDS encoding type II secretion system protein, which encodes MRNRGFTLLEVLIAMVVLAISLSGIFTLLKSNIDTTGYTLKKIELLEAGGDIFYTLYTDPDIEPTPGLVKLKGYEGVQYKVTESSLGISYIKEYTLTLKKDEAEIVYNFYR
- a CDS encoding prepilin-type N-terminal cleavage/methylation domain-containing protein, producing MYIISTDRGMTLLEVLVALALSALVLAGLYSSMNTVFTTDRALDDRLRGVMSYVRLNNLFQTDMRTMIGLPSMQNTIFGMEISFKSTHSLYSNSSFPVMVTYFVDKVDGEKYLYREEAEEKKGVNLRIRLLEKVGELKFLTPSEEGWKEQFVGKDVVRMEYVYGDKKWTITGGRLL
- the gspG gene encoding type II secretion system major pseudopilin GspG, with amino-acid sequence MRYTKRESGFTLIELMVVLVILGILATFLMPKILNRPDEARIIKATNDIRAIESALQLYKIDNGSYPTTEQGLMALVKKPDIEPIPRHYRNGGYLDSESTPLDPWGNKYIYRSPGEGDREYEIISFGADGREGGDGVDADIRSWEIK